One genomic region from Magallana gigas chromosome 3, xbMagGiga1.1, whole genome shotgun sequence encodes:
- the LOC105324956 gene encoding TBC1 domain family member 31, with protein sequence MQSLDVCKRTSGKIWHRKPTPSTDNGLMVSITNSQSGPLTHSSRNIRFLHPSFDNTGDCFIAGDHQGNIFLFDLNKNRFALTQKCGHPCTALAYNLRRKTEFLVGLSDYSLKCFDTDTKEMVAWMKGHESAIGSISVHASGRYALTTSFDTAQLWDLDTFQRKRKLNIKEDVGIVQVFFLPLSNTIITGFKDDTIFAWESDTLNCKYQLPVPPGKSPHYKAYAPTRDGRLLAAGGRSRFIHLWDLDTHRLLRIIELPIKVTTVKQLVFLPDNFDAGASQTLGVLSQDGIIRFINIHTCKLLFDVGGVENRINNAAVSPGGRYLVAVMEDGSLHVYNLHTMSEELSKPPAPLVKVVTNNKMSETTSTERSSVLKKNRSMSAPARGKENRLEEWESEKDLPETLNSDRLKAILKGYGEYPTKYRMFIWRSILRLPENHTAYAALVDKGTHPAYSKIHEDYPVKSRKLLRILQRILSALAHWSPIFGETQYLPVLAFPFVKLFQNNHLVCFEILTTFMVNWGAHWFEYFPNPPINILAMIENVLAHHDKYLLEHFVKYGVTSQIYAWPLLETLFSEVLTRDEWLMLFDNVFTNHPSFLLMVVVAYAMSARGPLMQCVELDDFRYFYHHRNAVDVRRVLKEAYRLMEATPEDIHPRGSLEDFKPLTVGQYPVFNKYPKFIVDYQVQERERIRQEELDYMRQRQVSLEMQKETARKQQEEEAWYRQQQLLLDAEEKRRRMIQTEEQKLVDQRKRLYAMNREVKLKELQLLDAARRKFLHFQKQQREAELRRLDDEVQRKALMRDQETETALEEAEIRNLELELQKKMFEQELFRDFATAGQQLRTEQDMHRKQAELEERIQQRLRDAERERQVEIRKQLQENLAKAAQQNIEAWAQNEFEYRRRVEDLERETKGVQLAKTSSENRQLEREVHDLMMQCQEKREKDVEDKQEELGEQKHLAAQADRRRLEFVEDEARIAQEHGKSMTEDALYASRKQRLGQSYLNNTTQSSAWNTLQTSTDPESSVSLERSSRTFDKQELALLNEVRRLRQKLAIENRNKKPPVNYDST encoded by the exons atgcagTCCCTAGATGTTTGTAAAAGAACCTCTGGGAAAATTTGGCATAGGAAGCCAACACCATCCACAGACAATGG GCTGATGGTGTCAATCACCAACAGTCAATCAGGACCGCTAACTCACAGCAGCAGAAACATCAGGTTTTTGCACCCGTCATTTGACAACACAGGGGATTGTTTCATCGCAGGAGATCATCAAGgcaacatatttttgtttgacCTTAATAAAAACAG GTTTGCCCTGACACAGAAATGTGGTCATCCCTGTACAGCCTTAGCATATAACTTGCGCAGGAAAACAGAGTTTCTAGTGGGTTTGTCAGACTATTCACTGAAGTGTTTTGACACAG ataCAAAGGAGATGGTTGCTTGGATGAAAGGCCATGAATCGGCCATTGGCAGCATCTCTGTCCACGCCTCTGGCAGGTACGCCTTGACAACCTCATTTGACACAGCACAGTTGTGGGATCTAGACACGTTCCAACGGAAGAGAAAACTTAACATTAAGGAAGATGTTGGCATTGTTCag GTGTTTTTCCTCCCTCTCAGTAATACAATTATCACAGGTTTCAAGGATGATACAATTTTTGCCTGGGAGTCTGACACCCTCAACTGTAAATACCAGCTTCCAGTTCCTCCAGGAAAATCACCCCATTACAAAGCTTACGCCCCTACCAG GGATGGCAGACTGTTAGCAGCAGGAGGGAGATCTAGATTCATCCACCTGTGGGATTTAGACACACACAGGTTGCTTCGTATTATAGAATTACCCATAAAAGTCACCACTGTCAAACAACTTGTATTTCTTCCTGATAATTTTGATGCAGGAGCTAGTCAG ACTCTGGGAGTTTTAAGTCAGGATGGAATTATTCGCTTCATTAATATTCACACCTGTAAGCTCCTGTTTGATGTGGGAGGGGTAGAGAACAGGATAAACAATGCAGCAGTCAGTCCCGGGGGACGGTATCTGGTAGCCGTCATGGAAGATGGAAGCCTACATGTGTACAACTTGCACACTATGTCTGAAGAACTCAGCAAG CCGCCGGCTCCCTTGGTTAAAGTAGTCACCAACAACAAGATGTCAGAAACCACGTCCACAGAGAGGTCCTCTGTACTGAAGAAAAACAGGTCAATGTCAGCTCCTGCAAGGGGGAAGGAAAACCGTCTAGAGGAGTGGGAGTCAGAG AAAGACCTTCCAGAGACTTTGAATTCAGATAGACTGAAGGCTATACTGAAAGGTTATGGAGAATACCCAACCAAATACCGTATGTTCATCTGGAGGTCCATTTTGCGTTTACCAGAAAACCACACTGCATATGCTGCTCTTGTTGACAAAGGCACACATCCAGCTTACAGCAAAATTCACGAAGACTACCCTGTGAAAAGCCGCAAATTATTACGCATTTTGCAAAG AATACTATCAGCACTTGCACACTGGTCACCAATCTTTGGAGAAACGCAGTATCTCCCTGTCCTAGCATTCCCATTCGTCAAACTCTTCCAGAATAACCATCTGGTCTGTTTTGAGATCTTGACAACCTTTATGG tGAACTGGGGAGCCCATTGGTTTGAGTATTTTCCCAACCCACCCATCAACATTTTAGCCATGATAGAAAATGTTCTAGCTCATCACGACAAGTACCTACTGGAGCACTTTGTTAAATATGGAGTCACCTCTCAG ATCTATGCCTGGCCGTTACTGGAGACCCTGTTCTCTGAGGTGCTGACCAGAGACGAGTGGTTGATGCTCTTTGACAACGTCTTCACCAACCACCCGTCGTTCCTGCTGATGGTGGTGGTGGCTTACGCAATGTCTGCCAGGGGGCCGCTAATGCAGTGTGTGGAACTGGATGACTTCAGA TACTTTTACCATCATCGTAATGCGGTAGATGTGAGGCGTGTGTTGAAGGAGGCCTATCGACTAATGGAAGCCACACCAGAGGACATCCATCCCCGGGGGTCACTGGAAGATTTTAAGCCCCTGACTGTGGGACAGTACCCTGTGTTTAACAAGTATCCCAAGTTCATCGTGGATTATCAAGTCCAGGAGAGGGAGAGGATCAGACAGGAGGAGCTGGATTACATGAGACAGAG ACAAGTTTCGCTGGAGATGCAGAAGGAGACGGCGAGGAAGCAGCAGGAGGAGGAGGCGTGGTACAGACAGCAGCAGCTCCTGCTGGACGCGGAGGAGAAGAGGCGCCGCATGATCCAGACCGAGGAACAGAAACTGGTCGACCAGCGAAAGAG GTTGTATGCAATGAACAGAGAGGTTAAACTAAAGGAGCTCCAATTATTGGATGCTGCCCGCCGAAAGTTCCTCCACTTCCAGAAACAGCAGAGGGAGGCAGAGCTAAGACGTCTAGATGACGAAGTACAGCGAAAA GCTTTAATGAGAGACCAGGAAACAGAGACTGCTCTAGAGGAAGCAGAAATAAGGAACCTAGAACTTGAGCTTCAGAAGAAAATGTTCGAACAG GAGCTGTTCAGGGACTTTGCCACGGCTGGCCAGCAGCTTAGAACAGAACAAGACATGCACAGGAAGCAGGCGGAACTAGAGGAGCGCATCCAGCAGAGGCTTAGGGATGCAGAACGAGAACGACAGGTGGAAATTCGAAAG CAACTACAAGAGAACTTGGCAAAGGCAGCACAACAGAACATTGAAGCTTGGGctcaaaatgaatttgaatacaGGAGGAGAGTGGAGGATTTAGAGAGGGAGACTAAGGGTGTTCAG CTGGCAAAGACAAGCAGTGAAAATCGTCAGCTTGAGAGGGAGGTCCATGATCTGATGATGCAGTGTCAGGAAAAAAGG GAAAAAGATGTGGAGGATAAACAGGAGGAATTAGGAGAACAGAAACATCTAGCTGCCCAAGCAGACAGACGTCGGCTGGAGTTCGTGGAGGATGAGGCCAGGATTGCTCAGGAACACGGCAAATCAATGACGGAGGATGCACTGTATGCCAGCAGAA AACAAAGGCTTGGTCAGTCCTATCTCAACAACACCACTCAGTCTTCAGCGTGGAACACACTTCAGACATCAACAGACCCCGAGTCATCTGTGTCCCTAGAGAGAAGCAGTAGAACGTTTGACAAACAGGAACTAGCTCTGCTTAACGAAGTCCGGCGCCTCCGGCAGAAACTGGCTATTGAAAATAGGAACAAAAAACCACCTGTTAACTATGATTCTACATAA
- the LOC105324910 gene encoding alpha-ketoglutarate-dependent 2,4-dichlorophenoxyacetate dioxygenase produces the protein MKTFGKIVTDVNLSEAVSDDVIEKIKKDVHEHVLLIFKNQGIVSGERHVEISKWFGDLESTFYKHPRSPHPDVFRVSNNEEEGCTNVGRTGWHIDGSFMTEPFKFSLYHMVAVPKSGDTAFVPLTKLIESLQPDVRARWERLYMVSDRRLKLIHPLIYSHPVTKKPTLCFHLGMTDAFAWDAGTDKERITEWPETKHILTEIHQEIEKNNRELVYSHKWEQGDFIISDNLAVGHEATPETQLPVSQVGLRILHRTTVKGTEKPSKS, from the exons ATGAAGACATTTGGAAAAATCGTAACCGACGTGAATCTGTCTGAGGCAGTTTCTGACGATGTgatagaaaaaattaagaagGATGTACACGAACATGTTTTGTTGATATTCAAAAACCAGGGTATTGTGAGTGGGGAGAGACATGTGGAGATCAGCAAGTGGTTTGGTGACTTGGAATCTACTTTTTATAAACATCCCAGATCACCACATCCCGATGTATTCCGTGTGTCAAATAATGAAGAGGAGGGGTGTACAAATGTGGGACGCACTGGGTGGCATATAGATGGCAGTTTTATGACTGAACCTTTTAAGTTTTCCCTATATCACATGGTCGCTGTACCTAAAAGTGGTGACACAG cttTTGTGCCATTGACAAAATTGATTGAGAGTCTTCAGCCAGATGTTAGAGCCAGATGGGAGAGATTATATATGGTCAGCGATCGACGTCTGAAACTTATACACCCCTTGATATATTCACATCCTGTCACCAAAAAGCCA ACTCTCTGCTTTCACTTGGGAATGACAGATGCATTTGCTTGGGATGCTGGAACAGATAAGGAAAGAATAACTGAATGGCCAGaaacaaaacacattttgaCAGAAATCCATCAAGAAATTGAGAAAAATAATCGTGAACTTGTTTATTCACATAAG TGGGAGCAGGGAGACTTCATCATCTCTGACAACCTGGCAGTAGGTCACGAGGCGACACCAGAAACTCAGCTCCCCGTCTCTCAAGTTGGCTTGCGTATTTTACACCGCACCACCGTAAAAGGAACAGAAAAACCCTCCAAATCATAA
- the LOC105324914 gene encoding CBY1-interacting BAR domain-containing protein 2 isoform X1 produces the protein MSRTGAEIRASKQKPDQRSWIKRMIGGQSSTITFSETKAKIIQDRISLAERHFGQLCDDVASFTRKCARLRDKGDQIAKDLVDYTEAETLNPSMVRALSEFASNLSTVQDYRQAQVTRLEARVLTPLANYGLKCKQAKNDIKDGMKVQELEVTQRKKLDRLRQKSPADRAQLTMAETELQKASVKASASTKSLEQLIDKFEEEKLKDLKKIMTDFVNIEMIYHAKALEMYTECFQNIKTFDIEEDIEEFRAKMQPSNSTNRMNMVRSSSYTSLESASEQQPTSSLRQQQSAPNSQNTTPLKSINNSASNSPLRATADSRNGVNDEESEEEDEEEESEEDDDDDDDDEYTETETERTETARSTARTDKPTGQSQKTVIRPPSSLIKKVSQ, from the exons CAAACAAAAGCCTGACCAGAGAAGTTGGATAAAACGAATGATTGGTGGGCAGAGCAG TACAATCACATTCAG TGAGACCAAGGCTAAGATAATACAAGATCGGATAAGCCTTGCGGAGCGACATTTCGGTCAGTTGTGTGATGATGTGGCCTCATTTACCAGAAAATGTGCTCGATTACGAGAtaaag GTGATCAGATTGCCAAGGACTTGGTAGATTACACTGAGGCTGAGACTTTGAACCCCAGTATGGTCAGGGCATTGTCAGAGTTTGCGTCCAATCTGTCCACGGTCCAGGACTACCGACAGGCACAG GTTACACGATTAGAAGCCAGGGTGCTGACTCCACTGGCAAATTATGGATTAAAATGTAAGCAGGCAAAGAATGATATAAAGGACGGAATGAAAGTTCAAGAACTAGAGGTCACACAGAGGAAGAAGCTGGACCGATTACGTCAGAAATCACCCGCAGACCGAGCTCAGCTGACTATGGCTGAGACGGAACTACAGAAGGCCAGTGTCAAAGCATCAGCCTCCACCAAAAGCTTGGAACAGCTGATTGATAAATTTGAGGAGGAGAAGCTAAAAGATTTAAAG aaaatcatGACAGACTTTGTCAACATTGAGATGATTTACCATGCTAAAGCCTTAGAGATGTACACAGAATGTTTTCAGAACATAAAAACATTTGACATAGAAGAGGACatagag GAATTTAGAGCAAAGATGCAGCCTTCAAACTCTACAAACCGAATGAACATGGTGCGGTCCTCCTCCTACACATCCCTCGAGTCGGCCAGTGAACAACAACCAACCTCCAGTCTCCGTCAGCAACAGTCAGCCCCAAATAGTCAAAACACCACACCTCTAAAATCCATCAATAACAGTGCCTCAAATTCCCCACTCAGAGCCACTGCGGATTCCAGG AATGGAGTAAATGATGAAGAATCAGAAGAGGAGGATGAGGAGGAAGAATCTGAagaagatgatgatgacgatgatgatgatgaatacACAGAGACAGAAACAGAACGTACAGAAACTGCCAGATCTACAGCTCGAACAGACAAACCAACAGGCCAATCTCAAAAAACTGTCATTAGACCCCCATCTAGTCTTATTAAGAAAGTGTCGCAGTGA
- the LOC105324913 gene encoding uncharacterized protein: MNGDDSPVLLYAHPSMAALAENIVTKCTTFTREMSPPPKSTIHGPPVRALSISASSSPREVEYRKTIQWKTFPDGFPNLFIEDVKYMAGKDVIFIGSFHTPDVIFEQLSVLYAFPRYLARSFHFIMPYFPTGTMERVDTEGQIATAKTLATLISGIPLTTKGPAQIIIFDIHALQERFYFSDNVIPRLESAVPLLMREMKSLPDFKNVSIAFPDDGACKRFHNFFPDEDPITCVKIRDGNRRIVKVKDGNPAGRHVLIIDDLVQSGGTLKECAKALYEKGAIKVSAYVTHAVFPKESWRKFVDSDVKFENFWITDSLPHAKMICEHPPFRLLSLSEPIADLLLGYDLMP; the protein is encoded by the coding sequence ATGAACGGGGATGACAGTCCGGTTCTTCTCTATGCACATCCTTCGATGGCTGCACTAGCAGAAAATATAGTCACAAAGTGCACAACGTTTACGAGGGAGATGAGTCCTCCACCAAAATCGACAATTCATGGCCCTCCTGTTCGCGCTCTGTCAATATCTGCAAGCTCTAGTCCTCGTGAAGTTGAATACAGAAAAACGATTCAGTGGAAGACATTTCCTGACGGATTTCCAAATTTATTTATCGAAGATGTCAAATATATGGCGGGGAAAGATGTCATTTTCATCGGAAGTTTTCACACTCCTGATGTCATTTTTGAGCAACTGTCTGTTCTGTACGCGTTTCCGAGATATTTGGCACGgtcttttcatttcattatgccATACTTTCCAACAGGAACTATGGAACGCGTAGATACAGAGGGACAAATTGCAACAGCCAAAACGCTGGCTACATTAATATCTGGCATCCCCCTGACAACGAAAGGACCCGCTCAGATAATCATATTCGACATCCATGCCCTTCAAGAAAGGTTTTACTTCTCAGATAATGTCATTCCTAGGCTTGAATCAGCTGTTCCGTTATTGATGAGGGAAATGAAATCTTTGCCAGATTTCAAGAATGTGAGCATTGCCTTTCCTGATGATGGAGCTTGCAAAAGATTTCACAACTTCTTTCCTGATGAAGATCCTATCACTTGTGTAAAGATAAGAGATGGCAATCGCCGGATTGTTAAGGTCAAGGATGGAAACCCTGCTGGAAGGCATGTCCTTATTATAGACGACCTCGTCCAGTCTGGAGGTACGCTGAAGGAATGTGCCAAAGCATTGTATGAAAAAGGAGCAATAAAAGTTAGTGCCTATGTTACCCATGCTGTGTTTCCAAAAGAATCTTGGAGGAAGTTCGTAGATTCTGatgtcaaatttgaaaacttttgGATCACTGATTCCTTACCACATGCCAAGATGATCTGTGAACACCCACCTTTCAGGCTTCTGTCCTTGAGTGAACCCATTGCAGATTTGCTCCTGGGTTATGATTTGATGCCATGA
- the LOC105324914 gene encoding CBY1-interacting BAR domain-containing protein 2 isoform X3, giving the protein MSRTGAEIRASTITFSETKAKIIQDRISLAERHFGQLCDDVASFTRKCARLRDKGDQIAKDLVDYTEAETLNPSMVRALSEFASNLSTVQDYRQAQVTRLEARVLTPLANYGLKCKQAKNDIKDGMKVQELEVTQRKKLDRLRQKSPADRAQLTMAETELQKASVKASASTKSLEQLIDKFEEEKLKDLKKIMTDFVNIEMIYHAKALEMYTECFQNIKTFDIEEDIEEFRAKMQPSNSTNRMNMVRSSSYTSLESASEQQPTSSLRQQQSAPNSQNTTPLKSINNSASNSPLRATADSRNGVNDEESEEEDEEEESEEDDDDDDDDEYTETETERTETARSTARTDKPTGQSQKTVIRPPSSLIKKVSQ; this is encoded by the exons TACAATCACATTCAG TGAGACCAAGGCTAAGATAATACAAGATCGGATAAGCCTTGCGGAGCGACATTTCGGTCAGTTGTGTGATGATGTGGCCTCATTTACCAGAAAATGTGCTCGATTACGAGAtaaag GTGATCAGATTGCCAAGGACTTGGTAGATTACACTGAGGCTGAGACTTTGAACCCCAGTATGGTCAGGGCATTGTCAGAGTTTGCGTCCAATCTGTCCACGGTCCAGGACTACCGACAGGCACAG GTTACACGATTAGAAGCCAGGGTGCTGACTCCACTGGCAAATTATGGATTAAAATGTAAGCAGGCAAAGAATGATATAAAGGACGGAATGAAAGTTCAAGAACTAGAGGTCACACAGAGGAAGAAGCTGGACCGATTACGTCAGAAATCACCCGCAGACCGAGCTCAGCTGACTATGGCTGAGACGGAACTACAGAAGGCCAGTGTCAAAGCATCAGCCTCCACCAAAAGCTTGGAACAGCTGATTGATAAATTTGAGGAGGAGAAGCTAAAAGATTTAAAG aaaatcatGACAGACTTTGTCAACATTGAGATGATTTACCATGCTAAAGCCTTAGAGATGTACACAGAATGTTTTCAGAACATAAAAACATTTGACATAGAAGAGGACatagag GAATTTAGAGCAAAGATGCAGCCTTCAAACTCTACAAACCGAATGAACATGGTGCGGTCCTCCTCCTACACATCCCTCGAGTCGGCCAGTGAACAACAACCAACCTCCAGTCTCCGTCAGCAACAGTCAGCCCCAAATAGTCAAAACACCACACCTCTAAAATCCATCAATAACAGTGCCTCAAATTCCCCACTCAGAGCCACTGCGGATTCCAGG AATGGAGTAAATGATGAAGAATCAGAAGAGGAGGATGAGGAGGAAGAATCTGAagaagatgatgatgacgatgatgatgatgaatacACAGAGACAGAAACAGAACGTACAGAAACTGCCAGATCTACAGCTCGAACAGACAAACCAACAGGCCAATCTCAAAAAACTGTCATTAGACCCCCATCTAGTCTTATTAAGAAAGTGTCGCAGTGA
- the LOC105324912 gene encoding derlin-1, which produces MASNDIGDWYRGIPQMTKYWFTGSIVVPLVARLGLINPVHLILIFERVAYNFQIWRPLTAVLYFPMSGPSGFHYLMNLYFLYSYSTRLETGIFDGKPAEMAFMLIFNWLCLVIIGCAADMMLLMDPMVLSVLYVWCQLNKDTVVSFWFGTQFKAMYLPWVLLAFNMIIGQGGLLELVGIIVGHLYFFLMFKYPQDFGGARLLSVPNILYKYFPNRRGGVSGFGMAPSSRRQTPDNNGDNQRHNWGRGNNLGGD; this is translated from the exons ATGGCTTCAAACGATATAGGCGATTGGTATCGAGGAATACCTCAGATGACAAAATATTGGTTTACTGGTTCGATCGTCGTGCCACTTGTTGCAAGACTTGGACTTATCAACCCAGTGCACTTGATACTTATTTTTGAAAGAGTTGCATATAATTTCCAG ATTTGGAGACCTTTAACagctgttttatattttccaatGTCTGGACCCTCAGGGTTTCATTATCTGatgaatttgtatttcttatACTCATACTCTACAAGGCTAGAAACAG GTATTTTTGATGGGAAGCCTGCAGAGATGGCCTTTATGCTGATCTTCAACTGGCTCTGTCTTGTT ATTATTGGATGTGCAGCAGATATGATG CTACTGATGGATCCAATGGTGCTTAGTGTATTGTATGTCTGGTGTCAACTCAACAAAGATACAGTTGTCTCATTCTGGTTTGGAACCCAATTTAAG gcTATGTATCTCCCATGGGTCCTGTTAGCATTCAATATGATTATTGGACAAGG AGGGCTTTTGGAACTTGTCGGAATTATTGTGGGACACCTCTATTTCTTCCTAATGTTTAAGTATCCCCAGGACTTTGGAGGAGCAAGGCTTTTATCTGTCCCAAACATTCT GTACAAGTATTTCCCAAATAGAAGAGGTGGTGTTTCAGGATTTGGAATGGCTCCATCAAGTCGTAGACAGACACCTGATAATAATGGGGACAACCAGAGACACAACTGGGGAAGGGGAAATAACCTTGGTGGAGACTAG
- the LOC105324914 gene encoding CBY1-interacting BAR domain-containing protein 2 isoform X4, translating into MSRTGAEIRASETKAKIIQDRISLAERHFGQLCDDVASFTRKCARLRDKGDQIAKDLVDYTEAETLNPSMVRALSEFASNLSTVQDYRQAQVTRLEARVLTPLANYGLKCKQAKNDIKDGMKVQELEVTQRKKLDRLRQKSPADRAQLTMAETELQKASVKASASTKSLEQLIDKFEEEKLKDLKKIMTDFVNIEMIYHAKALEMYTECFQNIKTFDIEEDIEEFRAKMQPSNSTNRMNMVRSSSYTSLESASEQQPTSSLRQQQSAPNSQNTTPLKSINNSASNSPLRATADSRNGVNDEESEEEDEEEESEEDDDDDDDDEYTETETERTETARSTARTDKPTGQSQKTVIRPPSSLIKKVSQ; encoded by the exons TGAGACCAAGGCTAAGATAATACAAGATCGGATAAGCCTTGCGGAGCGACATTTCGGTCAGTTGTGTGATGATGTGGCCTCATTTACCAGAAAATGTGCTCGATTACGAGAtaaag GTGATCAGATTGCCAAGGACTTGGTAGATTACACTGAGGCTGAGACTTTGAACCCCAGTATGGTCAGGGCATTGTCAGAGTTTGCGTCCAATCTGTCCACGGTCCAGGACTACCGACAGGCACAG GTTACACGATTAGAAGCCAGGGTGCTGACTCCACTGGCAAATTATGGATTAAAATGTAAGCAGGCAAAGAATGATATAAAGGACGGAATGAAAGTTCAAGAACTAGAGGTCACACAGAGGAAGAAGCTGGACCGATTACGTCAGAAATCACCCGCAGACCGAGCTCAGCTGACTATGGCTGAGACGGAACTACAGAAGGCCAGTGTCAAAGCATCAGCCTCCACCAAAAGCTTGGAACAGCTGATTGATAAATTTGAGGAGGAGAAGCTAAAAGATTTAAAG aaaatcatGACAGACTTTGTCAACATTGAGATGATTTACCATGCTAAAGCCTTAGAGATGTACACAGAATGTTTTCAGAACATAAAAACATTTGACATAGAAGAGGACatagag GAATTTAGAGCAAAGATGCAGCCTTCAAACTCTACAAACCGAATGAACATGGTGCGGTCCTCCTCCTACACATCCCTCGAGTCGGCCAGTGAACAACAACCAACCTCCAGTCTCCGTCAGCAACAGTCAGCCCCAAATAGTCAAAACACCACACCTCTAAAATCCATCAATAACAGTGCCTCAAATTCCCCACTCAGAGCCACTGCGGATTCCAGG AATGGAGTAAATGATGAAGAATCAGAAGAGGAGGATGAGGAGGAAGAATCTGAagaagatgatgatgacgatgatgatgatgaatacACAGAGACAGAAACAGAACGTACAGAAACTGCCAGATCTACAGCTCGAACAGACAAACCAACAGGCCAATCTCAAAAAACTGTCATTAGACCCCCATCTAGTCTTATTAAGAAAGTGTCGCAGTGA
- the LOC105324914 gene encoding CBY1-interacting BAR domain-containing protein 2 isoform X2, whose translation MSRTGAEIRASKQKPDQRSWIKRMIGGQSSETKAKIIQDRISLAERHFGQLCDDVASFTRKCARLRDKGDQIAKDLVDYTEAETLNPSMVRALSEFASNLSTVQDYRQAQVTRLEARVLTPLANYGLKCKQAKNDIKDGMKVQELEVTQRKKLDRLRQKSPADRAQLTMAETELQKASVKASASTKSLEQLIDKFEEEKLKDLKKIMTDFVNIEMIYHAKALEMYTECFQNIKTFDIEEDIEEFRAKMQPSNSTNRMNMVRSSSYTSLESASEQQPTSSLRQQQSAPNSQNTTPLKSINNSASNSPLRATADSRNGVNDEESEEEDEEEESEEDDDDDDDDEYTETETERTETARSTARTDKPTGQSQKTVIRPPSSLIKKVSQ comes from the exons CAAACAAAAGCCTGACCAGAGAAGTTGGATAAAACGAATGATTGGTGGGCAGAGCAG TGAGACCAAGGCTAAGATAATACAAGATCGGATAAGCCTTGCGGAGCGACATTTCGGTCAGTTGTGTGATGATGTGGCCTCATTTACCAGAAAATGTGCTCGATTACGAGAtaaag GTGATCAGATTGCCAAGGACTTGGTAGATTACACTGAGGCTGAGACTTTGAACCCCAGTATGGTCAGGGCATTGTCAGAGTTTGCGTCCAATCTGTCCACGGTCCAGGACTACCGACAGGCACAG GTTACACGATTAGAAGCCAGGGTGCTGACTCCACTGGCAAATTATGGATTAAAATGTAAGCAGGCAAAGAATGATATAAAGGACGGAATGAAAGTTCAAGAACTAGAGGTCACACAGAGGAAGAAGCTGGACCGATTACGTCAGAAATCACCCGCAGACCGAGCTCAGCTGACTATGGCTGAGACGGAACTACAGAAGGCCAGTGTCAAAGCATCAGCCTCCACCAAAAGCTTGGAACAGCTGATTGATAAATTTGAGGAGGAGAAGCTAAAAGATTTAAAG aaaatcatGACAGACTTTGTCAACATTGAGATGATTTACCATGCTAAAGCCTTAGAGATGTACACAGAATGTTTTCAGAACATAAAAACATTTGACATAGAAGAGGACatagag GAATTTAGAGCAAAGATGCAGCCTTCAAACTCTACAAACCGAATGAACATGGTGCGGTCCTCCTCCTACACATCCCTCGAGTCGGCCAGTGAACAACAACCAACCTCCAGTCTCCGTCAGCAACAGTCAGCCCCAAATAGTCAAAACACCACACCTCTAAAATCCATCAATAACAGTGCCTCAAATTCCCCACTCAGAGCCACTGCGGATTCCAGG AATGGAGTAAATGATGAAGAATCAGAAGAGGAGGATGAGGAGGAAGAATCTGAagaagatgatgatgacgatgatgatgatgaatacACAGAGACAGAAACAGAACGTACAGAAACTGCCAGATCTACAGCTCGAACAGACAAACCAACAGGCCAATCTCAAAAAACTGTCATTAGACCCCCATCTAGTCTTATTAAGAAAGTGTCGCAGTGA